In the Athene noctua chromosome 25, bAthNoc1.hap1.1, whole genome shotgun sequence genome, one interval contains:
- the CDK5RAP3 gene encoding CDK5 regulatory subunit-associated protein 3 isoform X1, whose translation MQDYQNVPIDIQTGKLLDWLVDRRHCNLKWQSQVLAVREKINAAIQDMPENEEIKQLLAGAYLHYFHCLRIVEILKGTEASTKNLFGRYSSQRMKDWQEIVSLYEKENTYLAELASLLVRSISYEIPSLRKQISRCQQAQQDFARREDECQLGAAELRERFFASCKQYGITGDNVRQELLALVKDLPSLLSEIGAGASALSEAIELYQACVEFVCESSTELVVPLLRYVGKRGNTTVYEWRTGLQPLRVERPRVEEVPEPPKEDTIDWGDFTLEPSSVGDGAAGDGVAQGEEIDWGITLEPAPQQGDGIDWGDGESEEVQITVLEAGTEVPEGVACGSDALTLLENTETRSQFIDELMELELFLSQRLVEMEEEADIVAVSQFQLAPAVLQGQTSAHVGSLLATTRALLDQLCTRSMQHLFMILASPRYVDRVSELLQQKLKQAELLLAKKETLSQKRREALAEQGTLEPKLDRLLEKTKELQKLIEADVSKRYSGRPVNLMGVSL comes from the exons atGCAG GACTACCAGAACGTGCCCATCGACATCCAGACCGGCAAGCTCCTGG ACTGGCTGGTGGACAGGAGACACTGTAACCTGAAATGGCAGAGCCAGGTGCTGGCGGTGCGCGAGAAGATCAACGCGGCCATCCAAGACATGCCCGAGAACGAGGAGATAAAGCAGCTGCTCGCGGGGGCCT ACCTGCACTATTTCCACTGCCTGAGGATAGTGGAGATCCTCAAGGGCACTGAAGCCTCCACCAAGAACCTTTTTGGACGCTACTCGTCCCAGCGCATGAAG GACTGGCAGGAGATCGTGTCCCTCTACGAGAAGGAGAACACTTACCTGG CCGAGCTCGCCAGCCTCCTGGTGCGCAGCATCAGCTACGAGATCCCCTCGCTGCGGAAGCAGATCAGCCGGTGCCAGCAGGCCCAGCAGGACTTTGCTCGCCGTGAGGACGAGTGTCAGCTGGGGGCGGCCGAGCTGCGGGAGCGCTTCTTCGCCTCCTGCAAGCAGTACGGCATCACC ggTGACAACGTGCGCCAGGAGCTGCTGGCCTTGGTGAAGGACCTGCCATCGCTGCTCTCCGAGATCGGGGCGGGAGCCAGCGCGCTCTCCGAAGCCATCGAGCTGTACCAGGCCTGCGTGGAGTTCGTGTGCGAGAG CTCCACGGAGCTGGTGGTGCCTCTGCTGCGGTACGTGGGGAAGAGAGGGAACACGACCGTGTACGAGTGGAGGACGGGGCTGCAGCCGCTGCGCGTGGAGCGCCCGCGGGTGGAGGAGGTGCCGGAGCCGCCCAAGGAGGACACG ATCGACTGGGGAGACTTCACGCTGGAGCCAAGCAGTGTGGGTGATGGTGCCGCTGGCGATGGGGTGGCCCAGGGCGAGGAGATCGACTGGGGGATCACGCTGGAGCCCGCTCCCCAG CAGGGTGATGGTATTGACTGGGGAGACGGGGAAAGCGAGGAGGTGCAGATCACGGTGCTGGAGGCTGGCACCGAGG TGCCCGAGGGGGTGGCCTGTGGCTCCGACGCCCTGACGCTCCTGGAAAACACCGAGACCCGCAGCCAGTTCATCGACGAGCTCATGGAG CTGGAGCTGTTCCTGTCCCAGCGGCTggtggagatggaggaggaggccGATATCGTGGCCGTGAGCCAGTTCCAGCTGGCCCCCGCTGTGCTGCAGGGCCAGACCAGCGCTCACGTGGGCTCCCTCCTGGCCACCACCCGGGCTCTGTTGGACCAGCTCTGCACCCGCAGCATGCAGCACCTCTTCATGATCCTCGCCTCCCCCAG GTACGTGGACCGCGTGAGcgagctgctgcagcagaagctgaagcaggcggagctgctgctggccaagaAGGAGACGCTGAGCCAGAAGCGTCGGGAGGCCCTGGCGGAACAGGGCACCTTGGAGCCCAAACTCGACCGGCTGCTGGAGAAGACAAAGGAGCTCCAGAAATTG ATCGAGGCTGACGTCTCCAAGCGCTACAGCGGGCGGCCGGTGAACTTGATGGGTGTCTCGCTgtga
- the CDK5RAP3 gene encoding CDK5 regulatory subunit-associated protein 3 isoform X2, producing MQDYQNVPIDIQTGKLLDWLVDRRHCNLKWQSQVLAVREKINAAIQDMPENEEIKQLLAGAYLHYFHCLRIVEILKGTEASTKNLFGRYSSQRMKDWQEIVSLYEKENTYLAELASLLVRSISYEIPSLRKQISRCQQAQQDFARREDECQLGAAELRERFFASCKQYGITGDNVRQELLALVKDLPSLLSEIGAGASALSEAIELYQACVEFVCESSTELVVPLLRYVGKRGNTTVYEWRTGLQPLRVERPRVEEVPEPPKEDTIDWGDFTLEPSSVGDGAAGDGVAQGEEIDWGITLEPAPQGDGIDWGDGESEEVQITVLEAGTEVPEGVACGSDALTLLENTETRSQFIDELMELELFLSQRLVEMEEEADIVAVSQFQLAPAVLQGQTSAHVGSLLATTRALLDQLCTRSMQHLFMILASPRYVDRVSELLQQKLKQAELLLAKKETLSQKRREALAEQGTLEPKLDRLLEKTKELQKLIEADVSKRYSGRPVNLMGVSL from the exons atGCAG GACTACCAGAACGTGCCCATCGACATCCAGACCGGCAAGCTCCTGG ACTGGCTGGTGGACAGGAGACACTGTAACCTGAAATGGCAGAGCCAGGTGCTGGCGGTGCGCGAGAAGATCAACGCGGCCATCCAAGACATGCCCGAGAACGAGGAGATAAAGCAGCTGCTCGCGGGGGCCT ACCTGCACTATTTCCACTGCCTGAGGATAGTGGAGATCCTCAAGGGCACTGAAGCCTCCACCAAGAACCTTTTTGGACGCTACTCGTCCCAGCGCATGAAG GACTGGCAGGAGATCGTGTCCCTCTACGAGAAGGAGAACACTTACCTGG CCGAGCTCGCCAGCCTCCTGGTGCGCAGCATCAGCTACGAGATCCCCTCGCTGCGGAAGCAGATCAGCCGGTGCCAGCAGGCCCAGCAGGACTTTGCTCGCCGTGAGGACGAGTGTCAGCTGGGGGCGGCCGAGCTGCGGGAGCGCTTCTTCGCCTCCTGCAAGCAGTACGGCATCACC ggTGACAACGTGCGCCAGGAGCTGCTGGCCTTGGTGAAGGACCTGCCATCGCTGCTCTCCGAGATCGGGGCGGGAGCCAGCGCGCTCTCCGAAGCCATCGAGCTGTACCAGGCCTGCGTGGAGTTCGTGTGCGAGAG CTCCACGGAGCTGGTGGTGCCTCTGCTGCGGTACGTGGGGAAGAGAGGGAACACGACCGTGTACGAGTGGAGGACGGGGCTGCAGCCGCTGCGCGTGGAGCGCCCGCGGGTGGAGGAGGTGCCGGAGCCGCCCAAGGAGGACACG ATCGACTGGGGAGACTTCACGCTGGAGCCAAGCAGTGTGGGTGATGGTGCCGCTGGCGATGGGGTGGCCCAGGGCGAGGAGATCGACTGGGGGATCACGCTGGAGCCCGCTCCCCAG GGTGATGGTATTGACTGGGGAGACGGGGAAAGCGAGGAGGTGCAGATCACGGTGCTGGAGGCTGGCACCGAGG TGCCCGAGGGGGTGGCCTGTGGCTCCGACGCCCTGACGCTCCTGGAAAACACCGAGACCCGCAGCCAGTTCATCGACGAGCTCATGGAG CTGGAGCTGTTCCTGTCCCAGCGGCTggtggagatggaggaggaggccGATATCGTGGCCGTGAGCCAGTTCCAGCTGGCCCCCGCTGTGCTGCAGGGCCAGACCAGCGCTCACGTGGGCTCCCTCCTGGCCACCACCCGGGCTCTGTTGGACCAGCTCTGCACCCGCAGCATGCAGCACCTCTTCATGATCCTCGCCTCCCCCAG GTACGTGGACCGCGTGAGcgagctgctgcagcagaagctgaagcaggcggagctgctgctggccaagaAGGAGACGCTGAGCCAGAAGCGTCGGGAGGCCCTGGCGGAACAGGGCACCTTGGAGCCCAAACTCGACCGGCTGCTGGAGAAGACAAAGGAGCTCCAGAAATTG ATCGAGGCTGACGTCTCCAAGCGCTACAGCGGGCGGCCGGTGAACTTGATGGGTGTCTCGCTgtga
- the CDK5RAP3 gene encoding CDK5 regulatory subunit-associated protein 3 isoform X3: MPENEEIKQLLAGAYLHYFHCLRIVEILKGTEASTKNLFGRYSSQRMKDWQEIVSLYEKENTYLAELASLLVRSISYEIPSLRKQISRCQQAQQDFARREDECQLGAAELRERFFASCKQYGITGDNVRQELLALVKDLPSLLSEIGAGASALSEAIELYQACVEFVCESSTELVVPLLRYVGKRGNTTVYEWRTGLQPLRVERPRVEEVPEPPKEDTIDWGDFTLEPSSVGDGAAGDGVAQGEEIDWGITLEPAPQQGDGIDWGDGESEEVQITVLEAGTEVPEGVACGSDALTLLENTETRSQFIDELMELELFLSQRLVEMEEEADIVAVSQFQLAPAVLQGQTSAHVGSLLATTRALLDQLCTRSMQHLFMILASPRYVDRVSELLQQKLKQAELLLAKKETLSQKRREALAEQGTLEPKLDRLLEKTKELQKLIEADVSKRYSGRPVNLMGVSL, from the exons ATGCCCGAGAACGAGGAGATAAAGCAGCTGCTCGCGGGGGCCT ACCTGCACTATTTCCACTGCCTGAGGATAGTGGAGATCCTCAAGGGCACTGAAGCCTCCACCAAGAACCTTTTTGGACGCTACTCGTCCCAGCGCATGAAG GACTGGCAGGAGATCGTGTCCCTCTACGAGAAGGAGAACACTTACCTGG CCGAGCTCGCCAGCCTCCTGGTGCGCAGCATCAGCTACGAGATCCCCTCGCTGCGGAAGCAGATCAGCCGGTGCCAGCAGGCCCAGCAGGACTTTGCTCGCCGTGAGGACGAGTGTCAGCTGGGGGCGGCCGAGCTGCGGGAGCGCTTCTTCGCCTCCTGCAAGCAGTACGGCATCACC ggTGACAACGTGCGCCAGGAGCTGCTGGCCTTGGTGAAGGACCTGCCATCGCTGCTCTCCGAGATCGGGGCGGGAGCCAGCGCGCTCTCCGAAGCCATCGAGCTGTACCAGGCCTGCGTGGAGTTCGTGTGCGAGAG CTCCACGGAGCTGGTGGTGCCTCTGCTGCGGTACGTGGGGAAGAGAGGGAACACGACCGTGTACGAGTGGAGGACGGGGCTGCAGCCGCTGCGCGTGGAGCGCCCGCGGGTGGAGGAGGTGCCGGAGCCGCCCAAGGAGGACACG ATCGACTGGGGAGACTTCACGCTGGAGCCAAGCAGTGTGGGTGATGGTGCCGCTGGCGATGGGGTGGCCCAGGGCGAGGAGATCGACTGGGGGATCACGCTGGAGCCCGCTCCCCAG CAGGGTGATGGTATTGACTGGGGAGACGGGGAAAGCGAGGAGGTGCAGATCACGGTGCTGGAGGCTGGCACCGAGG TGCCCGAGGGGGTGGCCTGTGGCTCCGACGCCCTGACGCTCCTGGAAAACACCGAGACCCGCAGCCAGTTCATCGACGAGCTCATGGAG CTGGAGCTGTTCCTGTCCCAGCGGCTggtggagatggaggaggaggccGATATCGTGGCCGTGAGCCAGTTCCAGCTGGCCCCCGCTGTGCTGCAGGGCCAGACCAGCGCTCACGTGGGCTCCCTCCTGGCCACCACCCGGGCTCTGTTGGACCAGCTCTGCACCCGCAGCATGCAGCACCTCTTCATGATCCTCGCCTCCCCCAG GTACGTGGACCGCGTGAGcgagctgctgcagcagaagctgaagcaggcggagctgctgctggccaagaAGGAGACGCTGAGCCAGAAGCGTCGGGAGGCCCTGGCGGAACAGGGCACCTTGGAGCCCAAACTCGACCGGCTGCTGGAGAAGACAAAGGAGCTCCAGAAATTG ATCGAGGCTGACGTCTCCAAGCGCTACAGCGGGCGGCCGGTGAACTTGATGGGTGTCTCGCTgtga